Proteins co-encoded in one Pseudomonas beijingensis genomic window:
- a CDS encoding zinc-dependent alcohol dehydrogenase family protein, which yields MNNTMFAAVAETAQAPLIVRSIARPVPGKGQVLIKVHAAAINPLDTKIAAGGGAHARQPLPAVLGIDLAGTVVERGEGVDDFAPGDEVFGMAGGIGGAQGALAEYIAVDARLIAPKPRSLSMREAAALPLAFITAWEGLVDRANVRAGQQVLIHGGAGGVGQMAVQIAKARGAEVYATGSASSLDFIRELGASAIDYRTQDTDSYVRQYTDGEGFDIVYDTVGGPTLDASFNAAKTYTGHVLSCLGWGQHSLAPLSFRGASYSGVFTLMPLLTGKGREHHGQILREAAALIEAGALRIKIDQTRFGLGEVNEAFAQVAEGRGKGKTVVEIGAE from the coding sequence ATGAACAACACCATGTTCGCCGCCGTTGCCGAAACCGCTCAAGCGCCGCTGATTGTCCGTTCCATCGCCCGGCCGGTTCCCGGCAAAGGCCAGGTCTTGATCAAGGTGCATGCCGCCGCAATCAACCCGCTGGATACCAAGATCGCGGCGGGAGGCGGTGCCCATGCACGGCAGCCGTTGCCCGCTGTATTAGGAATTGATCTGGCCGGGACGGTGGTTGAGCGGGGCGAAGGCGTGGATGACTTCGCGCCTGGCGACGAGGTATTCGGCATGGCCGGCGGGATCGGCGGGGCTCAAGGCGCGCTGGCCGAATACATCGCGGTCGATGCCCGCCTGATTGCGCCCAAGCCCCGCTCACTGAGCATGCGCGAAGCGGCGGCCTTGCCGCTGGCATTCATCACGGCCTGGGAAGGTTTGGTCGACCGTGCCAACGTCCGGGCCGGGCAACAGGTGCTGATTCATGGCGGCGCGGGCGGCGTCGGTCAGATGGCCGTGCAGATCGCCAAGGCCCGGGGCGCCGAGGTCTACGCCACGGGCTCGGCCAGCAGCCTGGATTTCATCCGCGAACTGGGCGCCTCAGCCATCGACTACCGGACCCAAGACACCGACAGCTACGTGCGCCAGTACACCGATGGCGAAGGCTTCGACATCGTCTACGACACCGTTGGCGGCCCGACCCTGGATGCGTCGTTCAATGCGGCAAAGACCTACACCGGCCATGTGCTCAGCTGTCTCGGCTGGGGCCAGCACAGTCTCGCGCCGTTGTCGTTCCGAGGAGCGAGCTATTCCGGGGTGTTTACGTTGATGCCGCTGCTGACCGGAAAGGGACGCGAACATCATGGCCAGATCTTGCGGGAGGCAGCAGCACTGATTGAGGCCGGCGCGTTGCGGATCAAGATCGATCAAACCCGGTTTGGCCTGGGGGAGGTCAATGAGGCCTTTGCGCAGGTAGCCGAGGGGCGTGGGAAAGGAAAAACCGTGGTGGAAATCGGGGCTGAGTGA
- the desA gene encoding delta-9 fatty acid desaturase DesA — MWYEGFLGLSAWSLVAVTLLMTHVTIIAVTVYLHRYSAHRSLELNAGLKHFFRFWLWLTTAQNTREWTAIHRKHHAKCETEDDPHSPVIKGLSTVLRKGAELYRAEAENPETLRIYGKNCPDDWIERNLYSRFPLLGVAIMGVIDLLLFGTIGITIWAIQMMWIPVWAAGVVNGLGHAVGYRNFECRDAATNLVPWGILIGGEELHNNHHTYPNSAKLSVRKWEFDLGWAWIRVFSFLRLAKVQRVAPIAHRVEGKGHLDMDTAMAILNNRFQIMAQYRRLVIAPLVKQELEKVDHSVRHQFHRAKRLLSRETSLLDDRHHVRIQNMLEHSHALKVIYEKRLALQQIWVKTSSNGHDMLAAIKEWVSEAEASGIQSLRDFADQLKTYSLRPATA; from the coding sequence ATGTGGTACGAAGGTTTTCTTGGCTTGTCGGCCTGGTCACTGGTGGCAGTCACCCTGCTGATGACCCACGTCACGATCATCGCCGTCACGGTCTATCTGCACCGTTATTCGGCGCATCGCTCCCTGGAGCTCAACGCCGGTCTCAAACATTTCTTCCGTTTCTGGCTGTGGCTGACCACGGCGCAGAACACCCGCGAGTGGACCGCCATCCACCGCAAGCACCACGCCAAATGCGAAACCGAGGATGACCCCCACAGCCCGGTCATCAAGGGCTTGTCCACCGTGCTGCGCAAAGGCGCCGAGCTGTATCGCGCCGAGGCGGAAAACCCGGAAACCCTGCGCATCTATGGCAAGAACTGCCCCGACGACTGGATCGAGCGCAACCTCTACAGCCGCTTCCCGCTGCTGGGCGTGGCGATCATGGGCGTCATCGACCTGCTGCTGTTCGGCACCATCGGCATCACCATCTGGGCCATCCAGATGATGTGGATTCCCGTCTGGGCCGCCGGTGTGGTCAATGGCCTGGGCCATGCCGTGGGCTACCGCAACTTCGAATGCCGCGACGCGGCGACCAACCTGGTGCCCTGGGGCATCCTGATCGGCGGCGAAGAACTTCACAACAACCACCACACCTACCCCAACTCGGCCAAGCTGTCGGTGCGCAAGTGGGAATTCGACCTGGGCTGGGCCTGGATCCGGGTGTTCAGTTTCCTGCGCTTGGCCAAGGTCCAGCGGGTTGCACCGATCGCCCACCGGGTCGAAGGCAAGGGCCACCTGGACATGGACACGGCCATGGCGATCCTCAACAACCGCTTCCAGATCATGGCGCAGTACCGCCGGCTGGTCATCGCGCCGCTGGTCAAGCAGGAACTGGAGAAGGTCGATCACTCGGTGCGTCACCAGTTCCACCGGGCCAAACGCCTGCTGTCGCGGGAAACCAGCCTGCTGGACGACCGTCACCACGTGCGTATCCAGAACATGCTCGAACACAGCCACGCACTGAAGGTGATCTACGAGAAACGCCTGGCCTTGCAGCAGATCTGGGTCAAGACAAGCAGCAACGGCCACGACATGCTCGCCGCCATCAAGGAATGGGTCAGCGAAGCCGAGGCCAGCGGCATCCAGTCCCTGCGGGACTTCGCCGACCAGCTCAAGACCTACTCGCTAAGGCCTGCCACGGCCTGA
- a CDS encoding LysR family transcriptional regulator: MDLIDAMQVFVRVVERGSFSAVARELNLGQPAVSKQIRALEQHLGGALFARSTRHLALTDQGQRFYAESKDILASVDAARLSFASGQEQIAGLLRVAAPVSFGRLCIAPLVGEFLARHPQVRIDLRLSDQNEDVLKENIDLAIRIGVVKNEGLVAISLGDSPRRVYAAPAYLQQHGTPLEPADLARHNCLAFTLLEHYDVWRFAQDGQQHNVTIKGNVTCNSSEAIREMVLSGLGVSLSPQWLFAADVRQGTVCSLLADYQPLALPISAVFSHDRRRSARTRAFVDFLRERL; encoded by the coding sequence ATGGATCTGATCGATGCAATGCAGGTGTTCGTGCGGGTGGTGGAGCGCGGCTCGTTCTCGGCGGTCGCCAGGGAGCTGAACCTGGGCCAACCGGCGGTGAGCAAGCAGATCCGCGCATTGGAGCAACATCTGGGTGGGGCGCTGTTTGCCCGCAGCACCCGCCATCTCGCACTGACCGACCAGGGCCAGCGCTTCTACGCCGAGAGCAAGGACATACTCGCCAGTGTGGACGCGGCACGGCTCAGTTTCGCCAGTGGCCAGGAACAGATCGCCGGCCTTCTGCGCGTGGCGGCGCCCGTCAGTTTCGGCCGGTTGTGTATTGCGCCCCTGGTGGGCGAGTTCCTGGCCCGTCACCCACAGGTTCGGATCGACTTGAGGTTGAGCGACCAGAACGAAGATGTGTTGAAGGAAAACATCGACCTGGCCATTCGCATCGGCGTGGTGAAAAACGAAGGGCTGGTGGCGATTTCCCTCGGCGATAGCCCGCGCCGGGTGTACGCCGCCCCTGCTTATCTGCAACAGCACGGCACGCCCCTCGAACCGGCCGACCTGGCCCGCCATAACTGTTTGGCGTTCACCCTGCTGGAACATTACGACGTCTGGCGATTCGCGCAGGATGGCCAGCAGCATAACGTGACGATCAAGGGTAACGTCACCTGCAACAGCAGCGAAGCGATCCGGGAAATGGTGCTGTCGGGCCTGGGCGTTTCGCTTTCACCGCAGTGGTTGTTCGCGGCCGATGTTCGCCAGGGTACCGTCTGCTCCCTGCTTGCCGACTACCAGCCGCTGGCGCTGCCCATCAGCGCCGTGTTCAGTCACGACCGACGCCGCTCGGCGCGGACTCGGGCCTTTGTGGATTTTTTGCGCGAGCGTCTTTGA
- a CDS encoding vWA domain-containing protein: MSRPLPFMRPAAQGFAVTLLVALAGCGLSSSREAANPSEPVAVAPSVVPQGEIAEVRQSTVKRTLMKPASMPAPSVANDAVTAGYRAESREQYEKLPDNPIHSVAETPVSTFSVDVDTGSYANVRRLLNQGSLPPEGAVRLEEMVNYFPYSYALPSDGSPFGVTTEVAPSPWNPHTRLLRIGIKASDRAVADLAPANLVFLVDVSGSMDRREGLPLVKSTLKLLVDQLRDQDRVSLVVYAGESRVVLKPTSGRDKVTIRNAIDQLDAGGSTAGASGIELAYQMARESFIDKGINRILLATDGDFNVGISDFDSLKQMAVDQRKSGVSLTTLGFGVDNYNEHLMEQLADAGDGNYAYIDNLLEARKVLVDQLSSTLAVVARDVKLQVEFNPAQVSEYRLLGYENRALKREDFNNDKVDAGEIGAGHTVTALYEIVPKGAPGWLEPLRYGSTPKSESTSGELAMLRVRYKPAEGGSSRLIEHPIAGVQNDRKPSDDLRFSAAVAAFAQQLKGDGRYTGTMTLKDTAQLARSARGDDPFGLRGEFVQLVELAQSLEPAAKR, from the coding sequence ATGTCCCGTCCACTTCCCTTTATGCGTCCTGCTGCCCAAGGCTTCGCCGTGACTTTGCTGGTGGCGTTGGCCGGTTGTGGGTTGTCTTCCTCCCGGGAGGCGGCCAATCCGTCCGAACCGGTGGCCGTGGCGCCCAGCGTCGTACCGCAAGGCGAGATCGCCGAAGTGCGCCAGTCGACGGTCAAGCGCACGCTCATGAAACCGGCATCGATGCCCGCCCCCAGCGTGGCGAACGATGCTGTCACTGCGGGTTACCGCGCCGAGTCGCGCGAACAATACGAAAAACTGCCGGACAACCCGATTCACAGCGTGGCCGAAACGCCGGTGTCGACCTTCAGCGTGGATGTCGATACCGGCAGCTATGCCAATGTGCGACGTCTGCTCAATCAAGGCAGCCTGCCGCCCGAAGGTGCTGTGCGGCTGGAGGAAATGGTCAATTACTTCCCGTATAGCTACGCCCTGCCCAGCGACGGCTCACCCTTTGGTGTGACCACCGAAGTGGCCCCGTCACCGTGGAATCCCCACACCCGCTTGCTGCGCATCGGCATCAAGGCCAGCGACCGCGCCGTGGCGGATCTGGCGCCGGCCAACCTGGTCTTCCTGGTGGACGTTTCCGGCTCCATGGATCGTCGCGAAGGCCTGCCGCTGGTCAAGAGCACGCTGAAACTGCTGGTGGACCAATTGCGCGATCAGGACCGGGTGTCCCTGGTGGTCTATGCCGGCGAATCCCGGGTGGTGCTCAAGCCCACCTCGGGTCGCGACAAGGTGACCATCCGCAACGCCATCGATCAACTCGACGCCGGTGGTTCCACCGCGGGCGCTTCGGGTATCGAACTGGCCTATCAGATGGCGCGGGAGAGCTTCATCGACAAAGGCATCAACCGCATCCTGCTGGCCACCGACGGCGACTTCAACGTCGGCATCAGTGATTTCGACAGCCTCAAGCAGATGGCGGTGGACCAGCGTAAAAGCGGCGTCTCCCTGACGACGCTGGGCTTCGGTGTGGATAACTACAACGAACACCTGATGGAGCAACTCGCCGATGCCGGTGACGGCAACTACGCCTACATCGACAACCTGCTCGAAGCGCGCAAGGTCCTGGTGGACCAGCTCAGCTCCACCCTGGCGGTGGTGGCGCGGGATGTGAAGTTGCAGGTGGAGTTCAACCCCGCCCAGGTCAGTGAGTATCGCCTGCTGGGCTATGAGAACCGTGCGTTGAAACGTGAGGACTTCAACAACGACAAGGTCGACGCGGGCGAGATCGGCGCCGGGCATACGGTGACGGCGTTGTATGAAATTGTTCCGAAGGGCGCGCCGGGCTGGCTGGAGCCACTGCGCTATGGAAGTACGCCCAAGTCGGAGAGCACGTCAGGGGAATTGGCGATGTTGCGCGTACGCTACAAGCCGGCTGAGGGCGGTAGCAGTCGATTGATCGAGCATCCCATTGCTGGCGTGCAGAACGACCGCAAGCCCAGCGATGACCTGCGCTTCTCGGCCGCTGTTGCCGCCTTCGCCCAACAGCTCAAGGGCGATGGACGCTACACTGGGACGATGACTTTGAAGGACACCGCACAATTGGCGCGCTCGGCCCGCGGCGATGATCCGTTTGGGCTGCGTGGCGAGTTTGTGCAGTTGGTGGAGCTGGCCCAGAGCCTTGAGCCCGCGGCCAAGCGCTGA
- the gabT gene encoding 4-aminobutyrate--2-oxoglutarate transaminase: MSKTNADLMARRTAAVPRGVGQIHPIFAESAKNATVTDVEGREFIDFAGGIAVLNTGHVHPKIIAAVTAQLNKLTHTCFQVLAYEPYVELCEKINAKVPGDFAKKTLLVTTGSEAVENAVKIARAATGRAGVIAFTGAYHGRTMMTLGLTGKVVPYSAGMGLMPGGIFRALYPNELHGVSIDDSIASIERIFKNDAEPRDIAAIIIEPVQGEGGFYVAPKAFMERLRALCDQHGILLIADEVQTGAGRTGTFFAMEQMGVAADLTTFAKSIAGGFPLAGVCGKAEYMDAIAPGGLGGTYAGSPIACAAALAVMDVFEEEHLLDRCKAVGERLVTGLKAIQRKYPVIGEVRALGAMIAVELFENGDTHKPNAAAVAQVVAKARDKGLILLSCGTYGNVLRVLVPLTSPDEQLDKGLAIIEECFSEL, translated from the coding sequence ATGAGCAAGACTAACGCTGACTTGATGGCCCGCCGTACCGCCGCTGTTCCCCGTGGCGTCGGCCAGATTCACCCGATCTTTGCCGAGTCGGCGAAGAACGCCACGGTAACCGACGTCGAAGGTCGTGAGTTCATCGACTTCGCCGGCGGTATCGCCGTGCTGAACACCGGCCACGTGCACCCGAAAATCATCGCTGCCGTGACCGCACAGCTGAACAAGCTGACCCACACCTGCTTCCAGGTCCTGGCCTACGAGCCGTATGTGGAACTGTGCGAAAAAATCAACGCCAAGGTCCCGGGTGATTTCGCCAAGAAAACCCTGCTGGTCACCACCGGTTCGGAAGCGGTGGAAAACGCCGTGAAGATCGCCCGCGCCGCCACGGGCCGTGCCGGTGTGATCGCCTTCACCGGCGCTTACCACGGTCGCACCATGATGACCCTGGGCCTGACCGGTAAAGTCGTGCCGTACTCGGCCGGCATGGGCCTGATGCCTGGTGGCATCTTTCGCGCGCTGTACCCGAACGAACTGCACGGTGTGAGCATCGATGATTCCATCGCCAGCATCGAGCGCATCTTCAAGAACGACGCCGAACCCCGTGACATCGCCGCAATTATCATCGAGCCGGTACAGGGTGAGGGTGGTTTCTACGTAGCACCCAAGGCCTTCATGGAGCGCCTACGCGCCCTGTGCGACCAGCACGGCATCCTGCTGATCGCTGACGAAGTGCAGACCGGCGCCGGTCGTACCGGCACCTTCTTTGCCATGGAGCAGATGGGCGTTGCCGCCGACCTGACCACCTTCGCCAAATCCATCGCTGGCGGCTTCCCGTTGGCTGGTGTGTGTGGCAAGGCCGAGTACATGGATGCCATCGCCCCAGGCGGCCTGGGCGGCACTTATGCCGGTAGCCCGATCGCCTGTGCGGCGGCGCTGGCGGTGATGGACGTGTTCGAAGAAGAGCACCTGCTGGACCGCTGCAAGGCTGTGGGCGAGCGTCTGGTGACTGGCCTCAAGGCGATCCAGAGAAAGTACCCGGTCATTGGTGAAGTACGTGCCTTGGGCGCGATGATCGCCGTGGAACTGTTCGAAAACGGCGACACCCACAAGCCGAACGCCGCGGCAGTGGCCCAGGTGGTGGCCAAGGCGCGGGACAAGGGCCTGATCCTGCTGTCCTGCGGTACTTATGGCAACGTTCTGCGGGTACTGGTGCCGCTGACCTCGCCAGACGAGCAACTGGACAAAGGCCTGGCGATCATCGAAGAGTGCTTCTCCGAGCTCTGA
- a CDS encoding RNA polymerase sigma factor, whose product MPAALDSPSDESLLARYRNGDGAAFEALYARHRQGLYRFLMSLSNKAELAEEVFQDTWLSLIRSTTQPQGRASFRTWLFQIARNRLIDHWRKHGVHNPLHDSYDEQFHVQPDDTSSPEQQLSLSRDQARLDAALQALPEDQREVFLLRLHGDLELPQIAALTGVPLETVKSRLRYAQQKLQRLLAEEVPA is encoded by the coding sequence ATGCCCGCTGCGCTTGATTCTCCCAGCGACGAATCGCTGCTGGCCCGCTACCGCAACGGCGACGGGGCTGCTTTCGAAGCCTTGTACGCCCGCCATCGGCAAGGGCTTTACCGTTTCCTGATGTCCTTGAGCAACAAGGCCGAACTGGCCGAGGAAGTCTTCCAGGACACCTGGCTCAGCCTGATTCGCAGCACCACCCAGCCACAAGGCCGGGCGAGTTTTCGTACCTGGTTGTTCCAGATTGCCCGCAACCGCTTGATCGACCACTGGCGCAAACATGGCGTCCACAACCCGTTGCACGACAGTTACGACGAGCAGTTCCACGTCCAGCCCGACGACACCAGCAGCCCCGAGCAACAGCTGAGTCTGAGCCGCGACCAGGCGCGTCTCGACGCCGCGTTGCAGGCCTTGCCCGAGGATCAGCGAGAAGTCTTCCTGCTGCGCCTGCACGGTGACTTGGAGCTGCCACAGATTGCCGCCCTGACCGGCGTCCCGCTGGAAACGGTCAAAAGCCGCTTGCGTTACGCCCAGCAGAAATTGCAGCGACTGCTGGCCGAGGAGGTACCCGCATGA
- a CDS encoding GGDEF domain-containing protein, which translates to MVDKNLQDYSLPHWPEAAQTLMALMHAQGEVARLSEREQLFSSLLVSVNAVLWAFNWETRQVLYVSPAYERIFGRPAGLVLADYNEWRDAIYPDDLEYAERSLAEVLVKGAVEDREYRIIAGDGQVRWLSDKCFINRKAEPGQPVIVVGIAEDITEKKLLESELQRLATTDVLTQSSNRRHFFECAHREFEQARLQGTPMAFLLLDIDDFKVINDTYGHQEGDTVLQKIAESGRSVLRRGDLFGRIGGEEFAAVFPGCAPDMALQVAERLQREIQRLMFRCGEQTFGITVSQGLTSITADDQSLDSLFSRADAAMYEAKRKGKNRIIAA; encoded by the coding sequence ATGGTCGACAAGAACCTACAGGATTACTCCCTACCTCATTGGCCCGAGGCGGCCCAGACGCTCATGGCGCTGATGCATGCCCAGGGCGAAGTGGCGCGCCTGAGCGAACGTGAGCAACTGTTCAGCTCGCTGCTGGTCAGCGTCAATGCCGTGCTATGGGCGTTCAACTGGGAAACCCGGCAAGTGCTGTATGTCAGCCCCGCCTACGAGCGGATCTTCGGCCGCCCCGCCGGCCTGGTCCTGGCTGACTACAACGAATGGCGCGATGCAATCTACCCCGACGACCTGGAGTACGCCGAACGCAGCCTGGCCGAAGTCCTGGTCAAGGGCGCCGTCGAAGATCGTGAATACCGCATCATCGCTGGTGACGGCCAGGTCCGCTGGCTGAGCGACAAGTGCTTCATCAACCGTAAGGCTGAACCTGGGCAACCGGTGATCGTCGTCGGTATCGCCGAGGACATCACCGAAAAGAAGCTGCTGGAAAGTGAGCTGCAGCGGTTGGCGACCACCGATGTGCTGACCCAGAGCAGCAATCGCCGGCATTTTTTCGAATGCGCCCACCGCGAATTCGAGCAAGCGCGGCTACAAGGGACGCCCATGGCGTTCCTGTTGCTGGACATCGATGACTTCAAGGTGATCAACGACACCTACGGCCATCAGGAAGGCGATACCGTGTTGCAGAAGATCGCCGAAAGTGGCCGCTCCGTGCTCCGGCGCGGCGACCTGTTCGGGCGGATCGGCGGCGAAGAGTTCGCGGCGGTGTTCCCCGGTTGCGCCCCCGACATGGCATTGCAGGTGGCCGAGCGGCTGCAACGGGAAATCCAGCGCCTGATGTTCCGTTGTGGCGAGCAGACCTTCGGCATTACCGTCAGCCAGGGCCTGACCAGCATCACGGCCGACGATCAGAGCCTCGACAGCCTGTTCTCCCGGGCCGACGCGGCCATGTACGAGGCCAAGCGCAAGGGCAAGAACCGCATCATCGCGGCTTGA
- a CDS encoding HDOD domain-containing protein yields the protein MTAVVLPAVPRVLIAEADPASRELLEQVLSGVRCDARVDTCGDGQQAQDLLAHNSYDLVIADWELPGVDGLTILRGLRQQHRAAPLPFILMSRRNDSASVREVVPLAPTAYLTKPLNRESLTQRLQGLLLSGAEDSSGDVPVPGPGQTLVAFLERRRDLSEGAPLMTDVQVAVKRCLNPTGLDLKLLEEEIRTDPQITGVLIAAANSAAQHQGGGPVQTVAQALHQLGTGQSMNLILVLTLKRCARLSVPYLADYAKRYWELSLHTAEYARTLARLLDLEPERCYCAGLLHRLGDLALLRCLEEWTQAGGELDELEEVGNSLDQYGAGFGSALRTRWRLPLELRELIAAAYSLGGGVYSREALVMNMAAQMAHLTEHEGLEELAQGRTARLLKIGLPELMRLRRK from the coding sequence ATGACTGCTGTGGTTTTACCCGCCGTACCGCGTGTGTTGATCGCCGAGGCTGACCCGGCGTCCCGGGAGCTGCTTGAGCAAGTGCTGTCGGGCGTGCGCTGCGATGCCCGAGTGGACACCTGCGGCGACGGGCAGCAGGCCCAGGATTTGCTGGCACATAATTCGTACGACCTGGTCATCGCCGATTGGGAGCTGCCGGGTGTTGATGGCCTGACTATCCTGCGTGGCCTTCGCCAACAGCATCGAGCTGCGCCGTTACCGTTCATTCTGATGAGCCGGCGTAATGACAGCGCCAGTGTGCGTGAGGTCGTGCCCCTGGCGCCGACGGCGTATTTGACCAAGCCTTTGAACCGGGAAAGCCTGACCCAGCGTTTGCAAGGGTTGCTGTTGAGTGGCGCTGAAGACAGCTCCGGCGACGTGCCGGTTCCGGGGCCGGGGCAGACCTTGGTAGCCTTTCTGGAACGGCGACGGGATCTGTCCGAAGGCGCGCCGCTGATGACCGATGTGCAGGTGGCGGTCAAGCGTTGCCTCAACCCCACTGGCCTGGATCTGAAACTGCTGGAAGAAGAGATCCGCACCGACCCGCAAATTACTGGCGTGCTGATTGCGGCGGCCAACAGCGCTGCCCAGCATCAGGGTGGCGGCCCGGTGCAGACCGTGGCCCAGGCGCTGCACCAGCTCGGCACGGGGCAGAGCATGAACCTGATCCTCGTCCTGACCCTCAAGCGCTGCGCCCGCCTCAGCGTTCCGTATCTGGCGGACTATGCCAAGCGCTACTGGGAATTGTCGCTGCACACCGCCGAGTACGCCCGGACCCTGGCGCGGCTGCTGGATCTGGAACCGGAACGCTGTTACTGCGCGGGGCTGCTGCATCGCCTGGGCGACCTGGCGCTGCTGCGTTGCCTGGAAGAATGGACGCAGGCGGGTGGCGAGCTGGATGAGTTGGAGGAAGTGGGTAATTCCCTCGATCAATACGGCGCCGGCTTCGGCTCGGCGCTGCGCACTCGCTGGCGTCTGCCGCTGGAGTTGCGTGAGTTGATCGCGGCCGCCTATAGCCTGGGGGGTGGGGTTTATTCCCGCGAGGCGCTGGTGATGAACATGGCGGCGCAGATGGCCCACCTGACCGAGCATGAAGGGCTTGAAGAACTGGCCCAGGGGCGTACGGCGCGCTTATTGAAGATCGGATTGCCGGAACTGATGCGCTTGCGCCGCAAGTAG